Proteins co-encoded in one Rhopalosiphum maidis isolate BTI-1 chromosome 2, ASM367621v3, whole genome shotgun sequence genomic window:
- the LOC113551884 gene encoding mucin-5AC, which yields MAGTDTRWLLILCLLSAAQCIPSKVTSQPETDSKDSRRVLGSSVVTSVSVIMDHGNGTKTYFADGQSKNVHKPTDTIIGSPGNLLSPDRYEFYTFDETGDLVKRLMTLDEIHGLIAGADPESVMADASPTYYHDALASHSSEALMHLPASDLESLDAPAVHKVLESVQNVLKNEMAANSGKPIPSMPSTSLHRPESASAWSALFPGLIETPDDVAHLSGYLLPSKTTESIDTPLTKKPLSPTKAPLVSMQPQSTTLKLPSSSIKTQLTTTTEKIRSTPKYSTVKPEVTTKFTPTQSTTQWTTFKPSTTKKPFKPIQSFEKQKPALQKPISMLHSTAKPPIIADSLEINKEMSASISDMLSQVTDSQSSNHKPLQTNDLVEKDSTSDYVPEESSPELSYYSPIAMSLSTGGALKPVTEALTSARKPPTTMSFKSTTTDIPFSQKTAPTITATRFSPPKSNITKPRPHANATTASYITKPSSINKYTATTPPTTRNNYHYPPSNMSTKYMQKITQTTQTYPNKLLDSFVKVVNKTINNATLSVKQPIDTFWNSTEETKNKFVKEPVKVFQSKVTSSRPNGINRTNVTLSNRIQELKTTAIPNFGFGSSTTTVRSQTEPDKYVSVKVEEWPITAQHPTAYPSTTPYMSTEKSFFSSNSQSLNSVTDANVIRDLISSFMTKTSTASSISTSTASSTTVSAEQTLTAAISTTTPSAITTVTGIPISMISSTVRDLVTPLTTTTTTTTTTTPTTTISTQTEATTVETTAKSASTTAVMEAVKTAMEAADTGIISTTTTAASTSAANTIAVGTTTVQMTTGTPITQTTASVATGSILSTTATGTTIANATAVTFTTPESETQYVPVTHFLPELQLKDRPEIENNNSASGVDLMLKDGINAVTNMLQNTQKPAVATVLETDYQEMGERPYEKLSSVESKQSSTEQTSRKQATVKSDFDETTTFTMSENPVTQDFFDFTTIAAESVTKFPEQNDTIAAESVATNDTEQVLRNSELGLEMLTVFNVSSTDGPGQAAKLADLSSETQVLFDTTTPFENRGAATNPATDIEEPVTTTFTLYVPPVTKDLTASTVTVPSTSTTTTKPPSSAPLVKAATVTPASVATVTEPSVATATASTTAAAAVSVTASEPEIQNSTTPAAENSSAAAANYTTWSTPAVVTLPPAVKSPGPSSNAYRPPMTNSASPSTVELHPAPHESMGMEASVAFLGDDVRRFADLCNELSFKMWTAVTGKGQIASRSLVLSPFELTAMLAMVFLGARGSTSGQMNDVLRLDDMVTFNPHQVLRNITHSITNVNNPGVATASFVREIYSHKGNGKILEFYKERVQQYYDGHVEEVDFNAIGDVLRRRTNLLVKRQTLGRVVEYLRGSGLSLTPPFAAFSANVFQTSCESASTEGRDGEMYFVVRPSTRQRRLVPVPAAVWRSGFLAGYEPGLDATAVCLGPDSAVSTILVLPGQQGQVAPGDGLARLEQRLIETSYRRGGWSRVLRSLLPRPGLELQVPRFSHRSVLNATAALQKMGLRDVFSDQKADLRGVNGLYDLYLSDMLQVNTFSTCGEDTIGARHHVETYPASPQRMGRASRHGGRESGQNDGSDDVDDSHTSGDGSIHDGGRRKRDADDLPLHSPYSHLPLNLRPRQARLPDVPRLRFDRPFLYLVRHNPTGMIIYLGRFNPRLLP from the exons ATGGCGGGTACCGATACCCGATGGCTATTGATCCTGTGTTTGCTATCTGCAGCACAATGTATTCCTTCCAAGGTAACCTCTCAACCAGAAACAGATTCCAAAGACTCGAGAAGAGTTCTTGGTTCAAg tgtgGTAACGTCTGTATCTGTAATAATGGATCATGGAAATGgcacaaaaacatattttgccgATGGACAAAGTAAAAACGTGCATAAACCTACTGATACCATAATCGGTAGTCCTGGAAATTTATTATCGCCAGACCGTTATGAGTTTTATACGTTTGACGAAACGGGAGATTTAGTTAAACGATTAATGACATTAGATGAAATACATGGTTTAATTGCTGGAGCAGATCCAGAATCAGTAATGGCTGATGCTTCTCCTACATATTATCATGATGCACTAGCGAGTCATTCATCGGAAGCACTTATGCACTTACCCGCTTCAGATCTCGAATCACTAGATGCACCAGCAGTTCACAAGGTTTTAGAAAgtgtacaaaatgtattgaaaaatgaaatgGCAGCCAACTCAGGTAAACCTATTCCTTCTATGCCTAGTACATCTTTACATCGCCCTGAGTCAGCTTCCGCGTGGTCAGCCTTATTCCCAGGTCTAATTGAAACTCCAGATGACGTAGCTCATCTTTCCGGATACTTGCTTCCGTCCAAAACAACTGAGTCAATAGACACACCATTGACTAAAAAACCATTGTCACCTACTAAGGCACCGTTAGTATCAATGCAACCTCAATCAACGACACTTAAATTGCCATCGTCGTctataaaaacacaattgaCCACTACAACAGAAAAAATAAGGTCAACACCAAAGTACTCTACTGTCAAACCTGAAGTAACAACAAAATTCACTCCAACACAGTCAACAACACAATGGACAACATTTAAACCATCAACAACTAAAAAACCGTTTAAGCCAATACAGTCATTTGAGAAGCAAAAACCGGCACTGCAAAAGCCAATTTCAATGTTGCATTCAACTGCTAAACCTCCTATTATTGCAGATAGTCTTGagataaataaagaaatgtcTGCTTCTATATCAGATATGCTGTCACAAGTGACTGACAGCCAATCGTCCAATCACAAACCTTTACAAACTAATGATTTAGTAGAAAAAGATAGTACATCAGATTATGTACCAGAAGAGAGTTCGCCAGAATTAAGTTACTATAGTCCAATAGCAATGTCGTTGAGCACTGGTGGTGCATTGAAACCAGTTACAGAAGCTTTAACATCTGCAAGAAAACCTCCAACTACAATGTCATTTAAATCTACAACTACAGATATACCATTTTCGCAAAAAACCGCTCCTACCATTACAGCAACAAGATTTTCACCACCCAAATCTAATATCACCAAACCTCGACCACATGCGAATGCTACTACTGCCTCTTATATTACAAAGCCATCatcgattaataaatatactgcaACTACTCCTCCAACTACTAGAAATAACTACCATTATCCACCAAGTAATATGTCAACTAAATATATGCAAAAAATTACACAAACTACTCAAACTTACCCAAACAAATTACTTGACAGTTTCGTAAAAGTTgtcaacaaaacaataaataatgcaaCTCTTAGCGTAAAACAACCAATTGATACATTTTGGAATTCCACAGAGGAGACAAAGAATAAATTCGTTAAAGAGCCTGTTAAAGTTTTCCAAAGCAAAGTCACTTCATCTCGACCAAACGGCATAAATCGAACAAATGTCACTTTGTCAAATCGCATACAAGAATTAAAAACTACGGCTATTCCAAATTTCGGATTTGGTTCGTCTACCACTACGGTTCGTAGTCAAACAGAACCCGATAAATATGTATCAGTAAAAGTGGAAGAATGGCCAATTACTGCTCAACATCCAACTGCCTACCCTTCAACTACTCCATACATGAGTACTGAAAAATCGTTCTTTTCCAGCAATAGTCAGTCACTGAACTCTGTTACGGATGCTAACGTCATTAGAGATTTAATATCGTCTTTTATGACTAAAACGTCAACAGCTTCTAGTATCTCCACTAGTACCGCATCTTCAACTACCGTCAGTGCTGAACAAACGCTGACTGCAGCCATATCGACTACTACACCATCGGCAATAACTACTGTAACTGGAATTCCAATATCAATGATATCGTCCACAGTAAGAGATTTAGTGACACCCTTAACAACTACTactacaacaacaacaacaacaacgccAACTACAACAATATCAACGCAAACAGAAGCTACGACAGTGGAGACCACAGCGAAATCAGCGTCAACGACAGCAGTAATGGAAGCGGTAAAAACTGCCATGGAAGCTGCAGATACAGGTATAATTTCAACGACGACGACTGCGGCGTCAACGAGTGCTGCGAATACGATAGCAGTCGGTACAACGACTGTTCAGATGACTACTGGCACACCGATAACACAGACGACAGCCAGTGTAGCAACAGGCTCGATATTATCCACAACAGCGACCGGAACCACGATTGCTAATGCGACCGCGGTTACATTTACAACACCGGAATCGGAAACGCAATACGTACCTGTGACACATTTTTTGCCAGAATTACAACTAAAAGATAGAccagaaattgaaaataacaacAGTGCATCGGGCGTAGATCTAATGCTCAAAGACGGTATAAATGCAGTAACTAACATGTTGCAAAACACACAAAAGCCAGCGGTAGCAACGGTTCTTGAAACGGACTACCAGGAAATGGGTGAGCGCCCTTACGAAAAATTGTCTTCGGTTGAGAGTAAACAATCATCTACCGAACAAACCAGCCGGAAACAAGCAACGGTCAAATCAGACTTCGACGAGACCACCACATTTACCATGTCTGAGAACCCAGTGACACAGGATTTCTTCGACTTCACTACAATTGCAGCGGAATCGGTCACCAAATTCCCAGAGCAAAACGATACGATCGCCGCGGAATCGGTAGCTACCAACGACACAGAACAAGTTTTGCGAAATTCAGAACTAGGCTTAGAAATGTTGACTGTGTTCAATGTTAGTTCCACCGATGGACCTGGACAAGCAGCCAAGTTGGCTGATTTGTCATCGGAAACGCAAGTGTTATTCGATACCACTACGCCATTTGAAAACCGAGGCGCCGCTACCAATCCGGCGACCGATATTGAAGAACCTGTAACTACAACGTTTACCCTTTATGTCCCTCCAGTGACGAAGGATTTGACGGCGTCAACCGTAACTGTGCCGTCTACATCGACCACCACAACGAAACCACCTTCATCAGCACCATTAGTGAAAGCAGCGACCGTAACACCAGCATCAGTAGCAACAGTAACAGAACCATCAGTAGCTACAGCAACAGCAtcaacaacagcagcagcagcagtatCAGTCACGGCGTCAGAACCTGAAATCCAAAACTCGACGACGCCAGCAGCCGAAAACTCTTCGGCGGCAGCGGCAAACTATACCACTTGGTCTACGCCAGCCGTAGTCACGCTGCCGCCTGCGGTCAAATCGCCTGGACCTTCATCCAACGCGTACAGACCACCAATGACTAATAGTGCATCTCCGTCTACAGTCGAGCTGCATCCTGCGCCGCACGAGAGCATGGGCATGGAAGCTAGTGTAGCGTTCTTGGGCGATGACGTGCGCCGATTTGCCGACCTTTGTAACGAGCTGTCGTTCAAAATGTGGACAGCTGTTACCGGAAAAGGTCAAATAGCGTCTAGAAGTCTGGTGCTCTCTCCCTTCGAGCTAACCGCCATGCTGGCTATGGTATTCTTAGGTGCCCGTGGTTCCACTTCTGGTCAGATGAACGACGTACTCAGGCTTGATGATATGGTGACATTTAATCCTCATCAAGTGCTTCGGAACATAACGCATTCGATAACGAATGTCAACAATCCAGGGGTGGCCACCGCATCTTTCGTCAGGGAGATATACAGCCacaag ggaAATGGAAAAATACTAGAATTCTATAAAGAACGAGTACAGCAGTATTACGATGGACACGTAGAAGAAGTTGATTTCAATGCAATTGGAGACGTTTTAAGGAGACGAACGAATTTATTAGTCAAAAGACAAACTTTGGGTCGTGTTGTGGAATATCTTCGTGGATCCGGCTTAAGCTTAACACCGCCATTTGCTGCATTCAGTGCTAACGTATTccag ACGAGTTGCGAGAGCGCGTCAACCGAAGGCCGCGACGGTGAAATGTACTTCGTGGTGAGACCGTCGACCAGACAGCGACGGCTGGTCCCGGTGCCGGCGGCCGTGTGGCGCAGCGGGTTCCTGGCCGGCTACGAGCCCGGACTGGACGCGACGGCCGTGTGCTTGGGACCGGACTCGGCAGTGTCCACCATACTGGTGCTGCCCGGCCAACAGGGCCAGGTGGCTCCGGGCGACGGGCTCGCCCGACTGGAGCAGCGGCTCATCGAGACGTCCTACCGGCGAGGCGGATGGTCCCGCGTGCTCCGGAGCCTGTTGCCCCGGCCCGGGCTCGAGCTGCAAGTGCCGCGGTTCTCGCACCGGTCCGTGTTGAACGCCACGGCCGCCCTGCAAAAGATGGGCCTGCGCGACGTGTTCAGCGATCAGAAGGCAGACTTGCGCGGCGTCAACGGCCTGTACGACCTGTACCTGTCTGACATGCTGCAGGTGAACACGTTCAGCACTTGCGGCGAGGACACCATCGGGGCCCGACACCACGTGGAAACGTATCCGGCGTCGCCGCAGCGGATGGGTCGCGCCAGCCGCCACGGTGGCCGGGAAAGCGGTCAAAACGACGGCAGTGACGACGTGGACGACAGTCACACGAGCGGCGACGGAAGTATTCATGACGGCGGTCGCCGGAAACGCGACGCGGACGACCTGCCGCTGCACAGCCCGTACTCGCATCTGCCGCTGAACCTGCGACCCAGGCAGGCGAGGCTTCCGGACGTGCCGAGGCTCCGGTTCGACAGGCCGTTTTTGTATCTGGTCCGGCACAATCCCACGGGCATGATCATCTACTTGGGCAGGTTCAACCCGAGGCTGTTGCCGTGA